A genomic region of Vitis vinifera cultivar Pinot Noir 40024 chromosome 7, ASM3070453v1 contains the following coding sequences:
- the LOC100253694 gene encoding protein DEHYDRATION-INDUCED 19 homolog 4, with product MDDDSWSFGFSTSSKSYRSALLSRPDLCIDFDDLEGDDDSKVEFPCPFCSEDFDIVGLCCHIDEEHPTESNYGICTVCGTRVGIDMIEHLTTQHGNIFKLQQKLKLHKGESHSLRSWLKKELQDGQLQSLLRGSSVFSSSNTEPDPLLSSFIYNMPMVDVTESMQPSSSTEVNFEKKSLDENMLERNMQLSPLSDKDQKEKAKQCEFVQGLLLSTFLDDNL from the exons ATGGACGATGATTCATGGAGCTTTGGTTTCTCTACTTCCTCCAAGAGCTATCGATCGGCCCTTCTGTCACGGCCAG ATCTCTGCATTGATTTTGATGACTTAGAAGGAGATGATGATTCAAAGGTGGAGTTCCCATGCCCATTTTGTTCGGAGGATTTCGATATTGTTGGATTGTGCTGCCATATTGATGAAGAGCATCCAACCGAGTCAAATTATGGG ATATGTACTGTTTGTGGTACAAGGGTTGGGATTGATATGATTGAACATTTAACTACACAGCATGGAAATATTTTCAAG CTTCAGCAAAAATTGAAACTCCATAAGGGCGAATCCCATTCACTCCGTTCTTGGCTGAAGAAGGAGTTGCAGGATGGACAACTGCAATCTCTTCTTAGGGGTTCCTCTGTGTTTTCTTCCTCCAATACGGAACCTGATCCATTGCTGTCATCTTTTATTTACAACATGCCCATGGTTGATGTCACTGAAAGCATGCAGCCTAGTTCTTCAACTGAAGTAAACTTCGAAAAGAAAAGCTTAGATGAGAATATGTTAGAAAG AAACATGCAACTGTCTCCCCTATCAGACAAGGACCAAAAGGAGAAGGCAAAACAATGTGAGTTTGTGCAGGGACTATTGTTATCCACCTTCCTCGATGACAATTTATGA
- the LOC100260542 gene encoding two-component response regulator ARR1: protein MSVTAAVPLQFPEGIRVLAVDDDQTCLQIMGRMLERCMYKVTKCRNAEEALSLLREDSSRFDIVLSDLHMPDISGLKLLEIIGLEMDMPVVMMSSDEKRETIMKGIIHGACDYWVKPVRMDAIQLVWQHVIRKRRNGLKEMEHAMEDDVEGGNEEGSRSMKRKKDREDEGESRNAMPTTVKKPRMVWTPALHQQFVAAVNQLGYSKAVPKKILEQMNLPGLTRENVASHLQKFRLYLSRVSEISQGPEKTYMNPASLNGCNPQLNVVGEVPLQGLTREGTSRTPMAFVDQRNLFHYGVGQQACNSSKQAKLLHEVPANMLQQPAQMYRSLDFQVSEGTPRSLNLPAANDDSVYGSQSSFSTMQMAQTPYGMPMLNEISGHQHFGHHPLSNQILSNDIEAQALRTVGNPIESNAAACYPLASPMVDFSKDHSHGFHLEMNAIYGNASSVGQGMVSLGEEYGYRNPENIAQPGNNLLVDDSFRMKPESMPRPGCKSLSFGQHFDHGFMS from the exons ATGTCTGTAACTGCTGCAGTTCCTCTCCAGTTCCCAGAAGGTATCAGAGTTCTTGCAGTTGATGATGATCAGACTTGTCTTCAAATAATGGGAAGAATGCTTGAGCGTTGCATGTATAAAG TTACCAAATGTAGGAATGCGGAGGAGGCACTGTCCCTGCTAAGGGAAGATAGCAGTAGGTTTGATATTGTTCTAAGTGATTTGCATATGCCTGATATTAGTGGACTTAAGCTTCTTGAGATCATTGGATTGGAGATGGACATGCCTGTTGTTA TGATGTCTTCGGATGAGAAAAGGGAAACTATCATGAAGGGTATCATTCATGGTGCCTGTGACTATTGGGTTAAACCGGTTAGGATGGATGCAATTCAGCTGGTATGGCAGCATGTGATTCGGAAAAGAAGGAATGGATTGAAGGAAATGGAGCATGCAATGGAGGATGATGTAGAGGGTGGGAATGAAGAGGGCAGTAGAAGCATGAAGAGGAAAAAAGATAGGGAGGATGAAGGAGAATCCAGGAATGCTATGCCAACAACGGTAAAGAAGCCTAGGATGGTTTGGACACCAGCCCTCCATCAACAGTTTGTGGCAGCTGTGAATCAACTGGGCTATTCTA AGGCAGTTCCAAAGAAAATCCTAGAGCAAATGAATCTTCCTGGTCTTACTAGAGAAAATGTTGCCAGCCACCTTCAG AAATTTCGCCTTTATCTCAGCAGGGTAAGTGAGATTTCACAGGGTCCCGAAAAGACATATATGAATCCAGCTTCTTTAAATGGCTGCAACCCCCAACTTAATGTGGTTGGTGAAGTCCCACTGCAAGGTCTCACCAGGGAAGGAACCTCTAGGACTCCCATGGCTTTTGTAGATCAAAGGAACCTTTTCCACTATGGAGTGGGGCAACAAGCTTGCAATAGCAGTAAACAAGCGAAGTTGCTTCATGAAGTTCCAGCCAATATGCTGCAGCAACCTGCTCAAATGTATAGGAGCCTGGATTTTCAAGTTAGTGAAGGAACTCCAAGATCTCTAAACTTACCAGCTGCTAATGACGATAGTGTTTATGGAAGCCAGAGTAGCTTTTCTACGATGCAGATGGCTCAAACCCCATATGGCATGCCAATGCTGAATGAAATTTCAGGTCATCAGCATTTTGGGCATCACCCTTTGTCCAATCAAATTCTTTCTAATGATATTGAAGCCCAGGCTCTGAGGACAGTTGGGAATCCCATAGAAAGTAATGCTGCAGCATGCTATCCTCTAGCTTCTCCAATGGTTGATTTTTCAAAAGACCATAGCcatggcttccatcttgagatGAATGCTATCTATGGAAATGCTTCTTCTGTTGGCCAGGGAATGGTCTCCCTTGGTGAAGAATATGGATATAGGAACCCGGAAAATATTGCTCAACCTGGAAACAACCTCTTGGTTGATGATTCTTTTAGGATGAAGCCTGAAAGTATGCCTAGGCCGGGCTGTAAGTCTTTATCTTTTGGCCAACACTTTGACCACGGATTCATGTCCTGA
- the LOC100243459 gene encoding cellulose synthase-like protein D5, with product MVKKASSPSSSPVTITVSSGGKGGAIRSMGLTSPVPRSSVLNNPNSPLSGRGNRGSSGGRRTSTGGRYDEEVVNSEYVTYTVHMPPTPDHNPISASQTSLNEDDKNLGKPERSFISGTIFTGGFNSVTRGHVLECSMERKETMKSGILCGMKGCDEKAMQGKVLRGGPCECGFKICRECYLDCVGSGGGHCPGCKEPYKDVNDDDGSSYDDDEPRSEAEDQALPLPSMADFKPDKRLSLVKSFKAPNHDFDHTRWLYETKGTYGYGNAVWPKDGYGFGSGVNGFEHPPDFGEKTRRPLTRKVNVSAAIISPYRLLVLLRLVALGFFLTWRIRHPNRDAMWLWGMSITCELWFALSWILDQLPKLCPINRVTDLSVLKDRFESPNLRNPKGRSDLPGIDVFVSTADPEKEPPLVTANTILSILAVDYPVEKLACYLSDDGGSLLTFEALAETASFARTWVPFCRKHGIEPRNPEAYFGQKRDFLKNKVRLDFVRERRRVKREYDEFKVRINSLPESIRRRSDAYNAHEELRAKKKQMEMGGNLSEPIKVPKATWMADGSHWPGTWSSAETDHSRGDHAGIIQAMLAPPNAEPVFGAEADGENLIDTTEVDIRLPMLVYVSREKRPGYDHNKKAGAMNALVRTSAIMSNGPFILNLDCDHYIYNSLALREGMCFMLDRGGDRICYVQFPQRFEGIDPNDRYANHNTVFFDVSMRALDGLQGPMYVGTGCVFRRIALYGFSPPRATEHHGWFGRRKIKLFLRKPKVTKKEEEEMVLPIIGDHNDDDADIESLLLPKRFGNSNSLAASIPVAEFQGRPLQDLQGKGSHGRPAGSLAVPREPLDAATVAEAISVISCFYEDKTEWGKRVGWIYGSVTEDVVTGYRMHNRGWRSVYCVTKRDAFRGTAPINLTDRLHQVLRWATGSVEIFFSRNNALFASRRMKFLQRVAYFNVGMYPFTSLFLIVYCFLPAVSLFTGQFIVQTLSVTFLVFLLMITLTLCFLAILEIKWSGITLHDWWRNEQFWLIGGTSAHPAAVMQGLLKVIAGVDISFTLTSKSATPEDGDDEFAELYVVKWSFLMVPPITIMMINMIAIAVGVARTLYSTFPQWSKLVGGVFFSFWVLCHLYPFAKGLMGRRRRVPTIVFVWSGLLSIIISLLWVYISPPSGRQDYMKFQFP from the exons ATGGTTAAAAAGGCTTCTTCACCGTCCTCCTCTCCGGTGACCATCACGGTCTCTTCAGGAGGCAAAGGAGGAGCGATCAGAAGTATGGGATTGACGAGTCCGGTACCGCGCTCTTCGGTGTTGAACAACCCAAATTCTCCTCTCAGTGGCAGAGGGAATCGGGGTTCGAGTGGTGGAAGGCGGACATCGACCGGTGGGAGATATGATGAAGAGGTGGTGAATTCGGAGTATGTCACTTACACTGTTCATATGCCTCCAACTCCTGATCACAATCCCATATCCGCCTCACAGACAAGTCTCAATGAAGATGACAAAAATTTGGGGAAACCAGAGAGGAGTTTCATTTCTGGGACTATTTTCACAGGAGGATTCAATTCGGTGACTCGTGGGCATGTGTTGGAGTGCTCGATGGAACGAAAAGAGACGATGAAATCGGGAATTTTGTGTGGGATGAAGGGTTGTGATGAGAAGGCGATGCAAGGCAAGGTGTTGAGGGGGGGTCCATGTGAGTGTGGATTCAAGATTTGCAGAGAGTGTTACTTGGATTGTGTTGGAAGTGGAGGTGGTCATTGTCCTGGTTGCAAGGAACCGTACAAGGATGTGAATGATGATGATGGGAGTtcttatgatgatgatgaacccAGGTCTGAAGCAGAGGATCAGGCACTTCCATTGCCTTCTATGGCAGATTTCAAGCCAGACAAGAGGCTTTCTCTTGTGAAATCTTTCAAAGCTCCGAACCATGATTTTGATCACACGCGTTGGCTCTATGAAACGAAGGGAACGTATGGGTATGGAAATGCAGTGTGGCCCAAAGATGGCTATGGCTTTGGGTCTGGAGTAAACGGTTTTGAGCACCCTCCTGACTTTGGGGAGAAAACCAGGAGGCCTTTAACCAGGAAGGTTAATGTTTCTGCTGCAATAATTAGTCCATACAG ATTGCTTGTACTACTTCGTCTTGTTGCTCTTGGATTCTTCCTTACATGGAGGATAAGGCATCCTAATCGTGATGCAATGTGGCTATGGGGAATGTCCATAACTTGTGAACTTTGGTTCGCTCTCTCATGGATACTAGACCAGCTCCCAAAGCTCTGTCCTATTAACAGAGTTACTGACCTCTCTGTTCTGAAAGACCGATTTGAATCCCCCAACCTTAGGAATCCGAAAGGAAGATCAGATCTTCCCGGGATTGATGTGTTTGTTTCCACAGCAGACCCCGAAAAAGAACCCCCTCTTGTCACAGCAAATACCATACTATCAATCCTCGCTGTTGATTATCCAGTGGAAAAGCTGGCGTGTTATCTTTCTGATGACGGTGGATCTCTTCTCACGTTTGAAGCTCTTGCCGAGACTGCAAGCTTCGCGAGAACTTGGGTTCCTTTCTGCAGGAAACATGGGATAGAGCCGAGAAATCCTGAGGCATATTTTGGGCAGAAACGCGACTTCCTTAAAAACAAAGTAAGGCTTGATTTTGTGAGGGAGAGGAGGAGAGTAAAGAGGGAATATGATGAATTCAAGGTGAGAATCAACTCCTTACCAGAATCTATAAGGCGACGATCAGATGCATATAATGCCCATGAAGAGCTTCGGGCAAAGAAGAAACAAATGGAGATGGGGGGCAATCTTTCGGAACCCATTAAAGTTCCAAAGGCTACTTGGATGGCTGATGGTTCGCATTGGCCTGGAACATGGTCATCAGCAGAGACAGACCACTCAAGAGGAGATCATGCTGGTATAATTCAG GCAATGCTAGCACCCCCAAATGCAGAACCAGTCTTTGGCGCAGAAGCAGATGGGGAGAACTTGATTGATACAACAGAAGTTGATATAAGGTTGCCAATGTTGGTATACGTATCTCGTGAGAAGAGGCCAGGTTATGATCACAACAAGAAAGCTGGAGCCATGAATGCTCTGGTCCGAACCAGCGCAATTATGTCGAATGGCCCATTTATTCTTAATCTTGACTGTGATCACTACATCTACAATTCACTGGCTCTAAGGGAAGGAATGTGCTTTATGCTGGACAGAGGTGGTGACAGGATCTGTTACGTTCAATTCCCCCAGAGGTTCGAGGGGATTGATCCAAATGATAGGTATGCAAACCACAACACAGTGTTTTTTGATGTGAGCATGAGGGCTCTTGATGGCTTGCAGGGCCCAATGTATGTAGGGACAGGCTGCGTTTTCCGGAGAATTGCTCTTTATGGGTTCAGTCCTCCAAGAGCCACAGAACACCATGGGTGGTTTGGTAGAAGGAAAATCAAGTTGTTCCTGAGAAAACCCAAGGTGACTAAGAAGGAAGAGGAGGAAATGGTTTTGCCAATTATTGGGGATCACAATGATGACGATGCAGACATTGAGTCCTTGCTTCTTCCCAAAAGGTTTGGGAACTCTAATTCTCTAGCTGCATCCATCCCAGTTGCGGAATTCCAAGGAAGGCCGCTTCAAGACTTGCAGGGAAAGGGTAGCCATGGCAGGCCAGCTGGTTCTCTGGCTGTGCCTCGTGAGCCTTTAGACGCTGCAACAGTTGCAGAGGCAATTAGTGTTATCTCTTGCTTCTATGAGGATAAAACTGAGTGGGGAAAAAGAGTGGGTTGGATATATGGATCTGTAACAGAAGATGTTGTGACTGGTTATCGTATGCACAATAGGGGTTGGAGATCAGTCTACTGTGTCACCAAGCGAGATGCCTTCCGAGGAACAGCTCCAATCAATCTGACTGATAGGCTTCACCAAGTCCTTCGATGGGCAACTGGGTCTGTGGAGATCTTCTTCTCTCGGAACAACGCTCTCTTTGCAAGCCGAAGGATGAAATTCTTGCAGAGAGTGGCATATTTCAATGTGGGAATGTACCCGTTCACCTCCTTGTTTCTCATAGTCTATTGCTTTCTGCCTGCAGTTTCTCTGTTCACAGGGCAGTTCATAGTCCAGACCCTGAGCGTGACCTTTTTAGTGTTCTTGCTGATGATCACGCTCACTCTCTGCTTTCTGGCAATCCTGGAGATCAAATGGTCAGGAATCACTCTCCATGACTGGTGGAGGAACGAGCAATTCTGGTTGATAGGTGGAACAAGCGCCCACCCTGCTGCTGTGATGCAGGGGCTATTGAAGGTGATTGCAGGGGTAGACATCTCATTCACATTGACATCCAAATCAGCTACACCTGAGGATGGGGATGATGAGTTTGCAGAGCTATACGTGGTGAAATGGAGCTTTCTAATGGTTCCCCCCATAACCATCATGATGATAAACATGATTGCAATTGCAGTGGGAGTAGCGAGGACATTGTACAGCACATTCCCGCAGTGGAGCAAGCTGGTTGGAGGAGTGTTCTTCAGCTTCTGGGTGTTGTGCCACCTCTATCCATTTGCAAAGGGGTTGATGGGAAGGAGACGGAGAGTTCCAACCATCGTCTTTGTATGGTCTGGATTGCTCTCCATCATTATTTCTCTGCTTTGGGTGTACATCAGCCCCCCTTCTGGGAGGCAGGATTACATGAAGTTCCAGTTCCCTtga
- the LOC100255470 gene encoding COBRA-like protein 7, giving the protein MARLLFFFIVIIIFFFISLPLSLSQSTAEESCNGIFLSYNYTSGHRLPPTLIPSDPSQQPYRFESNLAILNNGLRELKSWRVYVGFEHGEVLVSASHAVLDDGSLLPANVGNGTVFSGFPERDLKTAVETAGYLPRMRAQVQLVGTQFGVTDPDVPLPSTITLANDGFSCPNPTKLNFWMHVCCTEDSRSNFTTGEDLQPLQNGDVTIMYDVIRSYETNYRAQVTISNHNPLDRLDNWKLSWEWKRDEFIYAMKGAYPSVVDSTDCIFGKPGESYKDMDFSNALNCERRPTIIDLPPTMVNNSDLGMIPFCCRNGTILPPTMDQSKSVSVFQMQVFKMPTEFNRTQLIPPQNWKIRGEVNQDYQCAPPVRVSQSQFPNPSGLPSESTAIATWQVACNKTESKGAIPRCCVSFSAFFNDSVVPCNTCACGCKSSPSNTCSASAQALLLPSEALLVPFENRTRKTTEFAELQRRALPNPLPCGDNCGVSINWHLFTDYDNGWTARITLFNWGETDFVDWFAALQFDKAVPGFQTMYSFNGSALPGVPANNTIFMQGKPGLNYLLAEKDGKKPKKDPRVPGAQQSVLSFTKKTTPGIKVARGDGFPTKVFFNGEECSLPSILPSNAYRMIVATRFFSFLLAAVALLFLQQ; this is encoded by the exons ATGGCTAGACTACTGTTCTTCTTCAttgtcatcatcatcttcttctttatcTCTCTTCCACTTTCACTCTCTCAATCAACAGCCGAAGAATCATGCAACGGTATCTTCTTGTCCTACAACTACACCTCAGGCCATCGCCTCCCGCCCACACTCATCCCCTCAGACCCATCCCAACAGCCTTACAGGTTCGAGTCCAATCTCGCCATCCTCAACAATGGCCTCCGCGAGCTCAAGTCATGGAGGGTCTATGTCGGGTTTGAGCACGGCGAGGTCTTGGTCTCTGCCTCTCATGCTGTGCTGGATGATGGGAGTTTGCTGCCGGCAAACGTTGGGAATGGCACGGTGTTCTCAGGGTTTCCGGAGAGGGACCTCAAGACTGCGGTTGAGACTGCGGGCTATTTGCCCCGGATGCGTGCTCAGGTCCAATTGGTGGGTACCCAGTTCGGTGTGACTGATCCGGATGTTCCCTTGCCCTCTACCATCACTCTTGCCAACGATGGATTCTCATGTCCTAACCCCACAAAGT TGAACTTTTGGATGCATGTGTGCTGCACCGAAGATTCAAGGTCTAACTTCACCACGGGAGAAGATTTGCAGCCACTCCAAAATGGGGATGTTACCATAATGTATGATGTGATCAGGTCATATGAGACTAATTACCGGGCTCAGGTTACTATCTCAAACCACAATCCTCTAGATCGACTTGataattggaaattaagttgGGAGTGGAAGAGGGATGAATTCATCTATGCCATGAAAGGAGCTTATCCATCTGTTGTTGATAGCACAGACTGCATTTTTGGCAAGCCAGGTGAGAGCTATAAGGACATGGACTTTTCCAATGCCTTGAATTGTGAGAGAAGGCCAACCATCATTGACCTTCCTCCAACAATGGTGAATAATTCGGACCTTGGGATGATTCCCTTCTGTTGTCGGAATGGTACTATTTTGCCTCCTACGATGGATCAAAGCAAGTCTGTGTCAGTTTTCCAAATGCAGGTTTTCAAAATGCCAACAGAGTTTAATAGAACTCAGCTCATTCCACCTCAGAACTGGAAAATCAGGGGAGAGGTGAATCAAGATTATCAGTGTGCTCCTCCTGTGAGGGTGAGCCAGAGCCAGTTCCCGAACCCAAGTGGGTTGCCCTCAGAATCAACAGCAATCGCTACTTGGCAAGTGGCTTGCAACAAAACAGAGTCCAAGGGGGCAATCCCAAGATGTTGTGTATCTTTTTCAGCATTTTTCAATGATTCTGTTGTGCCTTGCAACACTTGTGCTTGTGGCTGCAAAAGCAGCCCAAGCAACACTTGTAGCGCTTCTGCACAGGCTCTTCTTCTACCATCAGAGGCTCTTCTCGTTCCGTTCGAGAACAGAACCCGCAAAACTACTGAATTTGCTGAGTTACAACGCCGGGCACTGCCTAATCCATTACCCTGTGGGGATAACTGTGGAGTCAGCATCAACTGGCACTTGTTTACAGACTACGACAATGGCTGGACAGCTAGGATCACACTCTTCAATTGGGGTGAAACTGACTTTGTGGATTGGTTTGCTGCGTTGCAGTTTGACAAAGCAGTGCCTGGATTCCAAACCATGTACTCTTTCAATGGAAGTGCTCTTCCTGGTGTCCCGGCTAACAATACCATATTCATGCAGGGGAAACCGGGATTGAACTATCTTCTGGCGGAAAAAGATGGGAAAAAACCGAAGAAAGATCCTCGGGTTCCTGGTGCACAACAGTCTGTACTCTCATTTACAAAGAAAACAACACCTGGAATAAAGGTGGCTCGTGGGGATGGGTTTCCTACTAAAGTGTTCTTCAATGGTGAAGAGTGCTCGCTTCCCTCAATACTTCCAAGCAATGCTTATAGGATGATTGTAGCAACTagattttttagttttcttctaGCTGCTGTAGCTCTGTTGTTTCTGCAGCAATAG
- the LOC100248594 gene encoding tlg2p-like protein a: protein MATMNRTVVFRKHRDAVNSVRAPAGVSSGGAVIEMASTSLFHSNRSSYTPLSTEDPGPSSKDAFTVGLPPAWVDVSEEVAANIQRSRVKMAELVKAQAKALMPSFEDGKEDQRKIESLTQEITDLLKRSEKRLQKLSARGPSEDSNVRKNVQRSLATDLQNLSLELRKRQSTYLKRLRQQKEGHDGVDLEMNLNENKFRLDDDEFGDMGFNEHQMAKLKKSEKFTAEREKEIRQVVESVNELAQIMKDLSVLVIDQGTIVDRIDYNIQSVSASVEEGFKQLEKAERTQRKGGMVTCATILVIMCFIMLVLLILKEIFL, encoded by the exons ATGGCCACGATGAATCGAACCGTAGTGTTCAGAAAGCACAGAGATGCTGTGAACAGCGTTCGAGCTCCGGCGGGGGTCAGCTCCGGCGGTGCCGTGATCGAAATGGCGAGTACTTCGCTTTTTCACTCGAATCGGTCTTCGTATACTCCTCTTAGCACTGAGGATCCAGGTCCTTCTAG TAAGGATGCATTTACAGTGGGTCTACCTCCAGCTTGGGTAGATGTTTCTGAAGAAGTAGCTGCAAATATACAACGTTCTAGGGTAAAAATGGCTGAGTTAGTCAAGGCTCAGGCCAAAGCTTTAATGCCCTCCTTTGAAGATGGCAAAGAAGATCAACGTAAGATTGAGTCTCTCACCCAAGAAATTACAGATCTACTGAAGAGGTCAGAAAAGAGATTACAAAAACTTTCTGCAAGGGGGCCTTCTGAGGATTCTAATGTTAGGAAAAATGTACAG CGTTCTCTTGCTACAGACCTTCAGAACCTCTCATTGGAGCTCAGAAAGAGACAGTCAACATATTTGAAGCGTTTGAGGCAGCAAAAAGAG GGACATGACGGGGTTGACTTGGAGATGAActtgaatgaaaataaattcagATTGGATGATGATGAGTTTGGTGACATG GGTTTTAATGAGCATCAAATGGCCAAGCTAAAGAAGAGTGAGAAATTCACAGCTGAAAGGGAGAAAGAGATCAGACAG GTGGTGGAATCTGTGAATGAGCTTGCTCAAATCATGAAAGATCTCTCAGTCCTTGTGATAGACCAG GGAACAATTGTTGATCGGATAGACTACAACATTCAGAGTGTGTCTGCATCAGTTGAGGAGGGCTTTAAACAGCTTGAAAAG GCAGAAAGAACACAGAGGAAAGGTGGAATGGTAACATGTGCAACGATTCTCGTTATCATGTGTTTCATCATGCTAGTCCTCCTAATCTTGAAGGAGATTTTCTTGTGA
- the LOC100265777 gene encoding probable galacturonosyltransferase-like 7, with the protein MDSSLSASSFLKGSFVPTASGLRYREKGRLIRSIFHFLSLKTLVDRRGTLGFLFSSLASLVTNPLFEFKSEKKVLRAEVYPLKMMWFMRFSGLLFAIMVMILFSPHFQSFPPAEAIRSSHHDGNLRVPILIPAGDSSRLFSFRKASAFNNAEECGFRDRNFSGKSSVCDPFLVHVAITLDVHYLRGSMAAVHSILQHSQCPEDIFFHFLVSETHLEILVRSTFPQLKFKVYYFNPEIVRNLISTSVREALEHPLNYARNYLADLLEPCVRRVIYLDSDLIVVDDIYKLWSTSLGTRTIGAPEYCHANFTRYFTDKFWSEKRYYGTFDGRKPCYFNTGVIVIDLAKWRRFGFTKRIERWMEVQKNNRIYELGSLPPYLLVFAGHVAPIEHRWNQHGLGGDNVKGSCRELHPGPVSLLHWSGSGKPWARLDMKAPCPIDAVWSPYDLYRPLR; encoded by the coding sequence ATGGATTCTTCTCTCTCTGCTTCCTCTTTCCTCAAAGGTAGCTTCGTTCCCACGGCATCTGGCCTTAGATACAGAGAAAAGGGACGCTTGATTCGAtcgatttttcattttctttccctaaAGACCCTAGTCGACCGCAGAGGCACCCTAggatttcttttctcttctttggcTTCTTTGGTTACGAACCCATTGTTTGAGTTTAAATCGGAGAAGAAGGTGCTCAGGGCGGAGGTTTACCCTTTGAAGATGATGTGGTTCATGAGATTCTCCGGGTTGTTGTTCGCGATAATGGTGATGATTCTCTTCTCGCCGcattttcaatcttttcctCCAGCCGAAGCTATTCGATCATCGCACCATGACGGTAATCTCCGTGTCCCGATTTTGATTCCGGCGGGTGATTCTTCCAGGTTGTTTTCATTTAGGAAAGCTTCGGCATTTAACAATGCTGAAGAATGCGGTTTCAGAGACCGAAATTTTTCGGGGAAATCGAGTGTTTGCGATCCATTTCTTGTTCACGTTGCGATTACTCTCGATGTTCACTACCTTCGAGGCTCAATGGCTGCTGTTCATTCCATTCTGCAGCATTCTCAGTGTCCGGAGgacattttcttccattttctcgtCTCCGAAACGCATCTTGAAATTCTAGTTCGATCGACTTTCCCTCAGTTGAAGTTTAAGGTCTATTACTTCAATCCAGAGATTGTGCGGAACCTAATTTCGACCTCTGTGAGAGAAGCGCTCGAGCATCCGCTCAATTACGCTAGAAATTACTTGGCTGATCTTCTAGAGCCGTGTGTTCGCAGGGTAATATACCTCGATTCCGATCTAATCGTCGTCGACGATATATATAAGCTGTGGAGCACAAGTTTGGGGACTAGAACGATCGGAGCTCCGGAGTACTGTCACGCAAACTTCACTAGGTACTTCACCGACAAATTCTGGTCGGAAAAGCGCTACTACGGCACCTTTGACGGGCGGAAACCGTGCTACTTCAACACCGGCGTTATTGTGATAGATCTGGCCAAATGGAGGCGCTTCGGGTTCACAAAGCGGATCGAACGGTGGATGGAGGTCCAGAAGAACAACCGGATCTACGAGTTGGGCTCATTGCCGCCGTACCTATTGGTTTTTGCGGGGCACGTGGCGCCCATCGAGCACCGATGGAACCAGCACGGCTTAGGCGGAGATAATGTCAAAGGCAGCTGTCGCGAGCTCCATCCAGGTCCCGTCAGTCTCTTGCATTGGAGCGGCAGTGGCAAGCCCTGGGCGAGGCTTGACATGAAGGCCCCCTGTCCGATCGACGCCGTATGGTCGCCGTACGACTTGTACCGACCCTTACGGTGA